One Anoplopoma fimbria isolate UVic2021 breed Golden Eagle Sablefish chromosome 21, Afim_UVic_2022, whole genome shotgun sequence DNA segment encodes these proteins:
- the foxh1 gene encoding forkhead box protein H1 encodes MCSCPKVRADLLLGLISMTKHWPEQTLLAPPPVLSHLGEHLGHHLDFHRNAQQSSTAQHWSPQLAQMVPQQLLLLSLENPAEHLSSATTYMDKVAQTGPQDAQFKQETIARDSWNSEREKSSTSGGKKKNYQRYPKPPYSYLAMIAMVIQRSPEKKLTLCEILKEISTLFPFFKGNYKGWRDSVRHNLSSYDCFVKVLKDPGKPQGKGNFWAVELSRVPLELLKRQNTAVSRQDETIFAQDLAPYILQGHKPESEPPPSPVTPLPAMCSKNPSPPQGDLFRPKLDSSFAIDSLLHSLRPPSASGDVDASTRDCWGRVERPPSSPSPRPRYASSARSASASSASPASTSSSDEEWKGTSLSGKRVPLDGEAGSDGYEDYRPPLHKSARRETVAPPWELPTSYAKYAPPNAVAPPSMRFNGGPLMPLHGGLPLYGYGSSPVAPGHFLGHAYWPILPSGRVSVQAPPLIMDLDNMLQSVPPNKSVFDVLVQTNHNSHPHHQPPSQYTLQNGPPLNRYPQY; translated from the exons ATG TGCTCCTGTCCAAAAGTGAGGGCTGATCTTCTCCTCGGGCTGATCAGCATGACAAAGCACTGGCCTGAGCAGACCCTCTTGGCACCACCACCCGTCCTGTCCCACCTTGGAGAACATCTCGGCCATCACCTTGACTTCCACAGAAATGCGCAGCAGAGTTCCACAGCCCAACATTGGTCTCCACAGCTGGCTCAGATGGTTCcgcagcagttgttgttgttgagcttGGAGAACCCCGCAGAACATCTCAGCAGTGCCACCACATACATGGATAAAGTCGCACAGACGGGTCCTCAGGATGCCCAATTCAAGCAGGAAACTATTGCCAGGGACTCCTGGAACAGTGAACGGGAGAAGAGTAGCACCAGCGgtgggaagaagaagaactatCAGCGGTATCCAAAACCACCGTACTCCTACCTCGCTATGATTGCTATGGTCATCCAAAGGTCCCCAGAGAAGAAGCTGACGTTATGCGAg ATCCTCAAGGAGATCAGTACTCTCTTCCCATTCTTCAAAGGAAACTACAAGGGCTGGCGGGATTCTGTGCGACACAACCTCTCCTCTTATGACTGCTTTGTGAAG GTGCTGAAGGACCCTGGGAAGCCTCAGGGCAAAGGCAACTTTTGGGCCGTGGAGTTGAGCCGTGTTCCTCTGGAGCTCCTCAAGAGGCAAAACACAGCTGTGTCCCGCCAGGATGAGACAATCTTTGCCCAGGATCTGGCCCCTTATATCTTGCAGGGACACAAGCCAGAATCGGAGCCACCACCTTCCCCCGTCACCCCCCTACCCGCCATGTGCTCAAAAAACCCCTCCCCACCTCAAGGGGACTTGTTCCGACCAAAGCTGGACTCCTCCTTCGCCATCGACTCTCTGCTACACAGCCTGCGGCCGCCTAGTGCCTCTGGGGATGTGGATGCGTCTACCAGGGACTGCTGGGGAAGGGTGGAGCGCCCCCCGTCTTCACCATCTCCTAGACCTCGCTACGCCTCCTCTGCCCGTAGTGCCTCGGCCAGCTCTGCCAGCccagcctccacctcctcatctgATGAGGAATGGAAAGGCACTTCCCTGTCTGGGAAGCGTGTTCCTCTTGATGGAGAAGCTGGGTCTGACGGTTACGAGGACTACAGACCGCCACTGCACAAGTCAGCCCGACGGGAGACGGTTGCACCTCCATGGGAGCTCCCTACCTCATATGCCAAGTATGCACCCCCCAATGCCGTCGCCCCACCCAGCATGCGGTTTAACGGAGGTCCTCTGATGCCGCTGCATGGCGGACTTCCCCTTTACGGCTACGGTAGCTCTCCTGTAGCACCGGGTCACTTCTTAGGGCATGCCTATTGGCCCATACTCCCCAGTGGACGGGTTTCTGTCCAAGCCCCTCCCCTCATCATGGACCTGGACAACATGTTGCAATCTGTGCCTCCGAATAAGAGTGTGTTTGACGTGTTGGTACAAACCAATCATAACTCTCACCCACATCATCAACCACCCAGTCAGTACACCCTACAGAATGGTCCTCCCCTAAACAGGTATCCCCAGTACTGA
- the oplah gene encoding 5-oxoprolinase, with protein sequence MAETEGKFDFAIDRGGTFTDVFARLPDGRERVLKLLSRDPQNYKDAPTEGIRRVLEEETGRVFPRDQPVDTSLIGWIRMGTTVATNALLEREGERTALLVTLGFKDLLHIGTQARPKLFDLEVAVPEVLYEEVIEVDERVVLRQDGCQMPRKDPKRIVTGSTGDSLEVWRELDLERVEKDLRGVLSRGITSLAVLLLHSYTWSDHEKAVGALARRLGFTQVSLSSEVMPMVRAVPRGYTVCADAYLTPKIHQYLKGFTSGFKGGLKDVDVLFMQSDGGLTPMEQFCGSRAVLSGPAGGVVGYAITSYNQMEKKPVIGFDMGGTSTDVSRYAGQYEHVFEATTAGVTLQAPQLDINTVAAGGGSRLFFRSGMFVVGPESAGAHPGPACYRKGGPLTVTDANLALGRLLPSFFPKIFGPGENEPLSLEETMNHFRHLSQEINLFLSSKQSKVSANGADHSHNSKSEMSVEEVAMGFIRVANEAMCRPIRALTQAKGHDTSQHVLACFGGAGGQHACAIARALGMKTVFIHKYSGVLSAYGLALADVVEEVQEPCSLQYEQRSFSELDRRVEQLSKRCHDTLCARGFTSTQITTEVFLHLRYKGTDCALMVTADGYPTNAKSCLAGDFRSAFTKRYLKEFGFTIPDRAIMVDDIRVRGCGKSGIKSVFKTKTGRGQAKPVTMTKCYFEEGNLDTSVYLWEELPCGHSIQGPAIIIDKNSTILVEPCCEAHLTEGGDVCMTVGSDPHCALGTELNTVQLSIFSHRFMSIAEQMGRVLQRTSISTNIKERLDFSCAVFGPDGGLVSNAPHIPVHLGAMQETVQYQIRSLGKTLKEGDVILSNHPCAGGSHLPDLTVITPVFRKGVSSPVFFVASRGHHADIGGITPGSMPPHSTSLQQEGAVFISFKLVTGGVFQEEAVTEALMAPAQYPDSSGTRNLHDNLSDLRAQVAANQRGSQLVGELIDSYGLAVVQAYMGYIQSNAELAVRDMLRDFARRRRQQTGSLEVESEDFMDDGTAIRLRVQINEEEGSAVFDFTGTGTEVWGNCNAPRAITLSALIYCLRCMVGQDIPLNQGCLAPIKIIIPPGSILQPSQNAAVVGGNVLTSQRVVDVIFRAFESCSASQGCMNNISFGSESVGYYETVAGGAGAGPGWNGRSGVHSHMTNTRITDPEILEKRYPVILEHFSLRPGSGGAGKYCGGDGVVRKLLFRNKVVLSVLTERRSTRPYGLQGGEDGAAGLNLLHRADGRVLNLGAKTSISLQPGDMFCLYTPGGGGYGGQEDTNSRPQTKRRRLNESFPERGSVFEYRMAQEGV encoded by the exons ATGGCTGAGACTGAGGGGAAATTTGACTTTGCCATCGACCGGGGTGGCACCTTCACCGATGTGTTTGCCCGGCTGCCTGATGGTCGAGAGAGAGTCCTGAAACTGCTGTCCCGGGACCCCCAGAACTACAAAGACGCTCCCACTGAGGGGATCCGCAGAGTCCTGGAAGAG GAAACAGGGCGGGTCTTTCCTCGCGACCAGCCCGTAGACacctctctgattggctggatcAGAATGGGCACAACAGTGGCAACCAATGCGCtactggagagagagggagagaggactGCGCTCCTGGTCACGCTGGGCTTCAAGGATTTGTTGCACATAGGCACTCAGGCCAGGCCCAAACTATTCGATTTG GAGGTGGCTGTCCCTGAGGTGCTGTATGAAGAGGTAATAGAGGTGGATGAGCGAGTTGTTCTCAGGCAAGACGGCTGCCAGATGCCCAGAAAAGATCCCAAACGTATTGTCACAG GCAGTACAGGGGATTCTCTGGAGGTGTGGAGGGAGCTTGACCTTGAGCGAGTGGAAAAAGATCTCAGGGGAGTTCTGTCCCGCGGGATCACCAGTCTCGCCGTCCTTCTGCTGCACTCATACAC ATGGTCTGATCATGAGAAGGCAGTGGGCGCCCTGGCACGTCGTCTGGGCTTCACCCAGGTGTCTCTGTCAAGTGAGGTCATGCCCATGGTGCGGGCGGTGCCTCGGGGCTACACCGTCTGCGCCGACGCCTACCTCACACCAAAAATCCATCAGTATTTAAAAGGCTTCACCTCTGGGTTCAAGGGTGGACTGAAG GATGTGGACGTCCTGTTCATGCAGTCAGATGGCGGTCTGACTCCCATGGAGCAGTTCTGCGGTTCACGGGCCGTTCTATCTGGCCCAGCGGGAGGGGTGGTGGGATACGCCATCACTTCATACAACCAAATGGAGAAAAAGCCTGTGATAGGCTTTGACATGGGTG gGACATCCACTGATGTGAGTCGGTACGCTGGCCAGTATGAACACGTGTTTGAGGCTACCACGGCCGGAGTCACCCTGCAAGCACCGCAGCTGGACATCAACACTGTGGCTGCCGGCGGAGGATCAAGACTCTTTTTCAG ATCAGGGATGTTTGTGGTCGGACCAGAGTCTGCAGGTGCACATCCAGGACCAGCCTGTTACAGAAAAG GCGGCCCTCTGACTGTCACCGATGCTAACTTAGCCCTGGGTCgactccttccttccttcttcccaAAGATCTTTGGGCCAGGGGAAAACGAACCACTGTCATTGGAAGAAACCATGAACCATTTCCGTCATCTGAGCCAGGAGATCAACCTCTTCTTGTCTTCCAAACAATCAAAG GTTAGTGCAAATGGAGCCGACCACTCACACAACAGCAAGTCAGAGATGAGTGTGGAGGAGGTTGCCATGGGATTCATTCGTGTTGCAAATGAGGCCATGTGCCGGCCAATCAGAGCTCTGACACAG GCTAAGGGCCATGATACATCTCAGCACGTGTTGGCATGTTTCGGGGGTGCAGGTGGCCAACATGCCTGTGCTATTGCCCGAGCCTTGGGGATGAAGACTGTCTTCATTCACAA GTACAGCGGCGTGCTGTCAGCCTATGGTCTGGCTCTAGCTGacgtggtggaggaggtgcaggagcCGTGCTCGCTGCAGTACGAGCAGCGCTCCTTCAGCGAGCTTGATCGGAGGGTGGAGCAGCTCTCAAAACGCTGCCACGATACACTCTGCGCACGTGGATTCACCAG cACTCAGATAACCACTGAGGTCTTCCTCCACCTGCGTTACAAGGGCACTGACTGCGCTCTCATGGTTACCGCTGATGGTTACCCCACCAACGCCAAGTCCTGTCTAGCCGGAGACTTCCGCAGTGCCTTCACCAAGCG TTATCTGAAGGAGTTTGGATTCACTATCCCAGACAGAGCCATCATGGTTGATGACATCAGAGTGAGGGGCTGCGGGAAATCTGGTATCAAATCAGTGTTTAAAACAAAGACGGGTCGTGGACAGGCCAAACCAGTAACG ATGACCAAGTGTTACTTTGAGGAAGGTAACCTGGACACCAGTGTGTATCTATGGGAGGAGCTGCCATGTGGTCACAGCATCCAAGGACCAGCCATCATTATCGACAAAAACAG TACTATCCTGGTGGAGCCGTGCTGTGAGGCCCATCTAACAGAAGGGGGCGACGTTTGTATGACTGTAGGCTCTGACCCTCACTGCGCCCTGGGCACTGAGCTCAACACTGTGCAGCTCTCCATCTTCTCTCACCGCTTCATGAGCATAGCAG AACAGATGGGTCGAGTCCTCCAAAGAACCTCCATCTCCACCAACATCAAGGAACGCCTCGACTTCTCCTGTGCTGTGTTCGGACCAGATGGTGGTTTAGTGTCCAATGCACCCCACATCCCTGTCCACCTGGGGGCCATGCAAGAGACCGTCCAGTACCAG ATCAGATCATTGGGGAAGACGCTGAAAGAAGGCGATGTCATCCTGAGCAACCACCCGTGTGCCGGCGGCAGCCACCTGCCAGACCTCACAGTCATCACACCT GTGTTTAGGAAAGGAGTGAGCAGTCCAGTGTTCTTTGTCGCCAGCAGAGGGCACCACGCTGACATTGGAGGCATCACGCCAGGCTCCATGCCCCCCCACTCCACCTCCCTTCAGCAGGAGGGGGCTGTCTTCATTTCCTTCAAACTTGTAACTGGTGGCGTCTTTCAGGAAGAGG CTGTAACTGAAGCTCTGATGGCTCCGGCCCAGTACCCAGACTCCTCTGGGACTCGTAATCTCCATGACAACCTGTCAGACCTGCGGGCTCAGgtggcagccaatcagagaggcAGCCAGCTTGTGGGGGAGTTGATTGACAGCTACGGGTTAGCTGTGGTCCAGGCCTACATGGGATACATTCAG AGTAATGCAGAGCTGGCAGTGAGGGACATGCTGAGAGACTTTGCACGTCGTCGACGGCAACAGACTGGCTCCTTGGAGGTGGAGTCGGAAGATTTCATGGATGATGGGACAGCAATCAGACTGCGGGTTCAGATTAATGAGGAAGAG GGCAGTGCAGTGTTTGACTTCACAGGGACGGGAACAGAGGTTTGGGGGAACTGCAATGCTCCACGCGCCATCACCCTCTCTGCCCTCATCTATTGCCTGCGATGCATGGTGGGACAGGATATTCCCCTTAATCAG GGATGCCTTGCACCAATCAAAATCATCATACCCCCTGGGTCAATCCTTCAGCCTTCCCAGAATGCAGCTGTGGTGGGAGGAAATGTACTCACATCCCAAAGAGTGGTCGACGTCATATTTAGGGCATTTGAGTCATGCTCTGCTTCACAG GGCTGCATGAACAACATTTCATTTGGCAGTGAGAGTGTAGGTTACTATGAGACGGTTGCTGGGGGAGCGGGGGCGGGGCCAGGCTGGAATGGGCGGAGTGGAGttcacagtcacatgaccaaCACCCGCATCACTGACCCTGAGATTCTGGAGAAGAG ATATCCCGTCATCTTAGAGCACTTCTCTCTGCGGCCCGGCTCAGGAGGTGCAGGAAAATACTGCGGGGGAGACGGTGTGGTGCGGAAGCTTCTGTTCAGGAACAAGGTGGTGCTGTCAGTACTGACCGAGAGGCGATCCACCCGACCCTACGGCCTCCAGG GGGGTGAGGACGGTGCAGCAGGGCTGAACCTGCTTCACAGAGCAGACGGTCGGGTCCTCAACCTGGGTGCCAAAACCAGCATCAGCCTTCAGCCCGGG GACATGTTCTGCCTCTACACCCCTGGAGGAGGGGGGTacggaggacaggaggacacaAACAGTCGACCCCAGACCAAGCGCAGGCGCCTGAATGAGTCTTTCCCTGAGAGAGGCAGCGTCTTTGAATACCGAATGGCACAAGAGggtgtgtga